TCGGCGCGTTCTTCCAGCCGGATCGCCTCACGTTCGGCACGCCGATCCGGGTCGGGCAGCTCGTCGCGACCGTCGCGGCGGTCCCCGGGGTCCGGCACGCCGAGGTGACCCGGCTGGAGCGGCTGTTCGGCCCGCCCGGCACCGCGCTCGCCATCGGCGTCCTCCCGATCGGGCCGCTCGAGGTGGCGCAACTGGACGACGACCCGAGCCGGCCCGAGAACGGGCGGCTCACCCTCGACCTGGCAGGCGGACGATGAACTGCGGCACGGGACAAAGCCCGACCACCCCGGCGACGACCTACCAGCGCCCCGGCCTGCCCGCGCTCTCGCGGCGGATCGGCACGTACGCGCGGTTCCGCCAGTCGATGCTGGCCCGGCTGGCGAGCCGGGGCGCGCTCGCCCCGCTCACCACGCGGGATCCGGACGACCCGGCGATCGCGTTGCTGGACTGCTGGGCGGTCGTCGGCGACGTGCTGACCTTCTACCAGGAACGGATCGCCAACGAGGGCTACCTGCGGACCGCCACCGAACCCGAATCGCTCAACCACCTGGGCGCGCTCGTCGGCTACACGCCGCGGCCCGCGCTGGCGGCGACCACCTACCTCGCGTACACGCTGGATCCCGGTGCGCGGACGGTGATTCCGGCAGGAACCCCTGCGAAGAGCGTGCCCGCGCAGGGCCAGCTGCCGCAGACGTTCGAGACCACGGCGGAACTCCAGGCCCGCGAGGAGTGGAACGCGCTGCAGGTCGCGACCACCGCCCCGGTCGACATCACCGACGACCCTGACGAGAAGATCGCCCGGCTCGGGATCGAGGGCACCACAGCGGCGCTCAAACCAGGGGACCGGTTGCTGCTGCTGTTCGGCACGTTCCCGCCGAAGATCCGGGTGGTCGCCGAGGCGACGGCGGACTTCCCGGCCAACCGGACGACGGTGAAGCTGGTCACGGCGGGCCTCGACGATCTGAACCAGGCGATCGCCGACCTCGTCGAGGCGATCGGCACCGCGGTGAGCCTCAAGCCCGCGCCGTCGCCCTGGATCGACGACACGGTGACGGCGCTGAAGACCACCAAGACCTATTTGGACAGTCTCGGCACCGCGACCACAGCGAGCCTGGTCCTGGCTCGCGCGGTCTCCGAATTCGGCACCGAGCTGTCGGAACAGGCCGCGCTCGCCCGGGCGCACGCGAGCTGCGCGATCCAGGATTGGTTCCGTAATTTCGTCGGGCCGGTTTCGGACAAGGCTGACGCCCTGCTGAAGCTCTGCACCGCGGCGTTGCGCGAAAGCGATCCGGAACTGCGCTACCTGACCGCGTTCGCCAGCGGATTGTTCTGCACCACGCCGGAGTACCGCTTCGAAAGCCGCGGAGGTTGCGGAACCAAATACGGCACCGACTGCGACCGGGCGGCAGCGCTGGTCGGGCTCACTCCGGTGCTGCCGTGGCTGCGGCGAGAGCCGTCCCGGCCGCCGCGCAAGGCAATCGACTTGCCGTCCACAGTGGACGAACTGTTCCACCCCAGTTCCGACGTGCACCCGAAGCTGCTCATCGAGGCCGATCCCCGGCTGGGCGCGAACCTGCACCACGCCTGGGCGAACGAACAAATCGCGCCGCCGCCCCAGCTGTCCGGTCTGCAGGTGCTGCGGATCCGGGCGGTCGCTGGGGTCCGTCCGCCCGGTGCGCCGACGGACCCGGCGGGCACCACGACGATCTGGCTGGACGCGGTGTACGACGGCATCGCCGGGGACAGCTGGGTCGTAGTGGAGTCGCCGGACGGCCAGCAGTCCGCCGCGCAGGTGACGCGGGTGCAGCTGGACACCGTCGACGTCCACGTTCCGGGCAAGTCCGAAGCGGTGGGGCACAAGCAGGTCACCAAGATCACGGTGAACAAGGTCGTGTCCCCGGTGCCCGGCGAGGGCACGGTCGTGTGGGCGCGCGGCGAAGCGCTCACCGCGGTCGGCGACCCGATCGCCACGGACGTGCAAGGGGCCGAGATCGAACTGGCCCGGGTCTACGACGGACTCCGGCCGGGCCGGTGGCTGGTGGTGTCCGGCGAACGCACCGACGTGCCGCACACCAGCGGGGTCCAGGCGGCGGAGGTGACAATGGTCGCGGGCATCCGGCAACGGGTCGAACCGGACCGCTACGGCAGCCGGGTCCGCACGTTCCTGTCGCTGGCCCCCGAACTGTCCTACCGGTACCGCCGGGACACCGTGACCGTCTACGGCAACGTCGTCGAGGCGGACCAGGGCGAGACCCGCACCGAGGTGCTCGGCAGCGGCGATCCGGGCGTGGCGAACCAGGTTTTCCCGCTCCGCCAGGCCAATGCGGACAACCCGCTCACGTTCCGGCCGTCCGCCAACGCTTCCGGCGCGGAAAGCACGCTCGTCGCCCGCGTGTCCGGCGTGCGCTGGCACGAAACCGAGGGGCTGGTCTGGTCCGGGCCGACGGACCACGACTACGAGGTGTCGGCCGCGGCGGGCACCCGGACGCTTCGGTTCGGCGACGGCGTCCACGGCGCGCGCGTCCCCGCGGGCGTGGAGAACGTGACCGCGGTTTACCGGATCGGCGCGGGGCCCGCCGGGAACGTCGCCGCCGGGCAGATCAACCAGGCCACCGGCCGTCCGCCGGGAGTGCGGGCGGTGACCAACCCGCTGGCGTCCGGCGGGGGAGCGGACGGCGACGGACCGGCGGACGTCCGGGCGTCGATCCCGCTGCGGATGCTCGCGCTCGACCGGCTGGTGTCGGTCCGCGACTACGAGGACTTCACCCGCGCCCGGGCCGGGATCGGGAAAGCCAAGGCGGTCAAGCTCTCCGACGGCGGGCGGCGCGTGGTGCACGTGACGGTCGCGGCGACCGGGGACGCGCGGATCGACTCGTCGTCCGGCTCCGTGGTCGCGCTGGAGGAGGCGTTGGCGGCCTTCGGCGACCGAGGCGTCCAGGTGCGGGTCGCGGTGCGGGAACGGGTGTTGCTCGTCCTGCACGCCGGGATCAAGGTGCTGCCGGACTACTCGTGGGAGCTGGTGGAACCCGCCGTGCGCGCCGCGTTGCTGGACGAGTTTTCCTTCGCTCGCCGGGAACTCGGCGAACCCGCGTTCCTCAGCGAGGCGTACGCCGCGATCCAGGCCGTGCCGGGGGTCGATTACGCCGCGATCACCGTGTTCGACGGCATCGGCGGCGACGTCACGCCGATCGAGCTGGCCACGGTCGCGGACCGGCTCACCGAGGCGAAGCCGTGCGTCGGCGCGTCCGGGGCGCGGTTCGAGGAGGTGTTCGACGAGGTGGGCTACGTGGACGGCTTCGACACGGACACCTTGACCACGATCGCGCTGCGGCACGGGCTGACGGTGAACGAACTGGTCCGCCTGAACCCGGGTCTCGATTCAACGGAACTTGCGAAGGGGGAGAAAGTGACCGTGTACCGCGGAATCCGGCCCGCCCGGCTCGCCGTGCTCCCGGCCGGAGTGCCGGAGGCCTTGCTGCTGGTGAGGATCCCATGACCGGCGATCCGGACCGGCTCTACGACCTCATGCCGTCGGTCTACCGGCGGCGCGACGAGGAGAACGCAGGGCCGCTGAAGGCGTTGCTCGGCGTGCTCACCGAACAGGCCGACCTGATCGGGGCCGACCTGGACGCGCAGTACGCGGACTGGTTCATCGAAACCTGCCAGGACTGGGTCGCGCCCTATCTTGGCGACCTCGTCGGGTACCAGATCCTGCCGGGCGCCGACGAAACGCTCGCGACCGGATCGGCGGCGGCGCGGCGGCTGCTGTCCGCTCTCGCACCTCGCCGCGACGTCGCGCACACCGTCGGCAACCGGCGGCGCAAGGGCACCTTGGCGTTGCTGGAACAACTCGCCGCGGATGTCGCGGAATGGCCCGCGCGGGCGGTCGAATTCCGGCAGCTGCTGGCGGTTTCGCAGGCGGTCCGGCTGCACGGCCGAGACCCGCGAGCGGACCGTCGGCGGCTGACCCGGGGACAGCTGACCGACCTCCACGGAGCCGACGCGCTCGACCGGCTCGACGGACCGTTCGACGAACTGGCGCATGCGATCGACGTCCGGCGGATCACGTCGCATCGCGGGACCGGCCGGTACGGGATTCCGGAG
The nucleotide sequence above comes from Amycolatopsis sp. AA4. Encoded proteins:
- a CDS encoding putative baseplate assembly protein, whose amino-acid sequence is MNCGTGQSPTTPATTYQRPGLPALSRRIGTYARFRQSMLARLASRGALAPLTTRDPDDPAIALLDCWAVVGDVLTFYQERIANEGYLRTATEPESLNHLGALVGYTPRPALAATTYLAYTLDPGARTVIPAGTPAKSVPAQGQLPQTFETTAELQAREEWNALQVATTAPVDITDDPDEKIARLGIEGTTAALKPGDRLLLLFGTFPPKIRVVAEATADFPANRTTVKLVTAGLDDLNQAIADLVEAIGTAVSLKPAPSPWIDDTVTALKTTKTYLDSLGTATTASLVLARAVSEFGTELSEQAALARAHASCAIQDWFRNFVGPVSDKADALLKLCTAALRESDPELRYLTAFASGLFCTTPEYRFESRGGCGTKYGTDCDRAAALVGLTPVLPWLRREPSRPPRKAIDLPSTVDELFHPSSDVHPKLLIEADPRLGANLHHAWANEQIAPPPQLSGLQVLRIRAVAGVRPPGAPTDPAGTTTIWLDAVYDGIAGDSWVVVESPDGQQSAAQVTRVQLDTVDVHVPGKSEAVGHKQVTKITVNKVVSPVPGEGTVVWARGEALTAVGDPIATDVQGAEIELARVYDGLRPGRWLVVSGERTDVPHTSGVQAAEVTMVAGIRQRVEPDRYGSRVRTFLSLAPELSYRYRRDTVTVYGNVVEADQGETRTEVLGSGDPGVANQVFPLRQANADNPLTFRPSANASGAESTLVARVSGVRWHETEGLVWSGPTDHDYEVSAAAGTRTLRFGDGVHGARVPAGVENVTAVYRIGAGPAGNVAAGQINQATGRPPGVRAVTNPLASGGGADGDGPADVRASIPLRMLALDRLVSVRDYEDFTRARAGIGKAKAVKLSDGGRRVVHVTVAATGDARIDSSSGSVVALEEALAAFGDRGVQVRVAVRERVLLVLHAGIKVLPDYSWELVEPAVRAALLDEFSFARRELGEPAFLSEAYAAIQAVPGVDYAAITVFDGIGGDVTPIELATVADRLTEAKPCVGASGARFEEVFDEVGYVDGFDTDTLTTIALRHGLTVNELVRLNPGLDSTELAKGEKVTVYRGIRPARLAVLPAGVPEALLLVRIP